GAGTGGACTGGAAAGGTACCCTGACCGGCCTTGCGGGCTATGCGTCCGGCGATTCGGGGACGCGCGGCGGTTCGACCATCGAGCAGCAGTACATCAAGAACTACCAACTGCTGGTCACCGCGCAGACCGACGCGGAGAAGCGTGCGGCCGTCGAGACCACGCCGGCGCGCAAGCTGCGCGAGATCCGAATGGCGCTGACGCTGGACAAGACCTTCACCAAGCCCGAAATCCTGACCCGCTACCTCAACCTGGTGTCATTCGGCAACAACTCGTTTGGGATTCAGGATGCCGCGCAGACCTACTTCGGCGTCAACGCGATCGACTTGAACTGGCAGCAGGCCGCACTGCTAGCCGGCATGGTGCAGTCGACCAGCACGCTGAACCCGTACACCAACCCCGAAGGCGCGCTGGCCAGGCGCAACCTGGTGCTGGACACCATGATCGAGAACATCCCCGATCAGGCCGACGCGCTGCGGGCGGCCAAGGTGCAACCGCTCGGCGTGCTGCCGCAGCCCAACGAGTTGCCCCGGGGTTGCATCGCCGCCGGCGATCGCGCGTTCTTCTGCGACTACGTCCAGGAGTACCTGTCCCGCGCCGGTATTAGTAAGGAGCAGGTGGCCAGGGGCGGCTATCTGATCCGGACCTCGCTGGATCCTGATGTGCAGATTCCGGTGAAGTCGGCGATCGACAAGTTCGCGCCCCCGACGCTAAGCGGCATCTCGAGCGTGATGAGCGTGATCCTGCCGGGTAAGACGTCCCACAAAGTGGTAGCGATGGCCAGCAACCGCAAGTACGGGCTGGACACCGAGGCCGGCGAGACCATGCGTCCGCAGCCGTTCTCACTGGTCGGCGACGGCGCCGGGTCGATCTTCAAGTTATTCACCACCGCAGCGGCGATGGATATGGGGATGGGAATCAACACCAACCTCGAAGTGCCGCCTCGGTTCCAGGCCAAGGGGCTGGGCAGCGGTGGCGCCAAGGGATGTCCCAAGGACACGTGGTGTGTGGTCAACGCCGGCAACTACCGCGGCTCGATGAACGTGACCGACGCGCTGGCGACCTCCCCCAACACCGCGTTCGCCAAGCTGATATCGCAGATCGGCGTGTCACCTGCGGTCGATATGGCGATCAAACTCGGCCTGCGTTCCTACGCCAACCCCGGCACGGCGCGCGACTACAACCCCGACAGCAACGAGAGCCTTGCCGACTTCGTCAAGCGCCAGAACATCGGTTCGTTCACCCTGGGCCCCATCGAGGTCAACGCGCTGGAGCTGTCCAACGTGGCGGCAACGCTGGCCTCCGGCGGCACGTGGTGCCCGCCCAACCCGATCGACAAACTGATCGACCGCAACGGCAATGAGGTGGCCGTCACCACCGAGACCTGCGAACAGGTGGTGCCCGAGGGGCTGGCCAACACCCTGGCCAACGCGATGAGCAAGGACGCGGTGGGCGGCGGCACCGCGGCCGGTTCTGCCAGTGCCGCCGGCTGGAATCTGCCCGTATCCGGCAAGACGGGCACCACCGAGGCGCACCGCTCGTCGGGCTTCGTGGGATTCACCAACCGCTACGCGGCCGCCAACTACATCTACGACGACTCGCCGTCACCGACCGACCTGTGCTCGGCGCCGCTGCGTCACTGCGGCAGCGGCGACCTGTACGGCGGTAACGAGCCGGCACGAACCTGGTTCACGGCGCTGCAGCCGATCGCGAACAACTTCGGCGAGGTCCATCTGCCGCCCACCGATCCGCGCTACGTGGAGGGCTCACCCGCCGGCCGGGTGCCCAGCGTGGCCGGGCTCGACCTCGAGCAGGCACGTCAGCGACTGAGAGACGCCGGGTTCCGGGTCGCCGACCAGCCGAACTCGGTCAACAGCAGCGCCAAGTACGGCGAAGTCGTCGGTACCTCGCCCAGCGGCCAGACGATTCCCGGTTCGATCATCACAATCCAGATCAGCAACGGAATCCCGCCGCCACCGCCTCCGCCGCCGGAGGGGCTACCGCCGGAGGTGGTCGGATCGCAGGTCGTGGAGATACCTGGCCTGCCGCCCATCACCATCCCGCTCTTGGCACCCCCGCCGCCAGCGCCGCCGCCTCCGTAATCCCTGATCGGGGCAAGAAGTGCGCGTCGATACGGCGACCGGCAGTATTCTGCCTGCATGGCTGATGTACTGCCCGTCCTATTACGCACCGGTGCCGCACTGGCCGGCTCGGCAGTCGCCGGGATCGGTTACGCCTCGCTAGTCGAGCGCAATGCATTCGTGCTGCGCGAGGTGACGATCCCGGTTCTGAGCCCCGGCTCCACACCGCTGCGGGTGCTGCATGTCAGCGACCTGCACATGACGCCCAACCAACGTCGTAAGCAGGCCTGGTTGCGTGAGCTGGCCAGCTGGGAGCCTGACCTGGTGGTCAATACCGGCGACAACCTGGCGCACCCGAAGGCGGTGCCCGCGGTGGTGCAAGCGCTCGGCGACCTGCTGTCTCGGCCTGGTGTGTTTGTCTTCGGCAGCAACGACTACTTCGGCCCGCGGCTGAAGAACCCGGCGAACTATCTGACCAACCCGGACCACCGTGTCAAGGGTGAGCCGCTGCCCTGGCAGGACCTGCGTGCGGCATTCACCGAACGCGGCTGGCTGGACATGACGCACACCCGGCGCGAGTTCGAGGTCGCTGGCTTGCACATCGCCGCCGCCGGCGTCGACGACCCCCACATCGACCGGGACCGCTACGACACCATCGCGGGCCCGGCTAGCCCCGCCGCCAACCTGAAGCTGGGCTTGGTGCACTCCCCCGAGCCGCGGGTGCTGGACCGCTTCGCCTCCGACGGCTACCAGCTGGTGATGGCGGGCCACACCCACGGCGGGCAGCTGTGCGTGCCGTTCTACGGGGCAATCGTGACCAATTGCGGCCTAGACCGCTCCCGCGCCAAGGGTCCGTCGCAATGGGGTGCGAACATGCGGCTGCACGTCTCCGCTGGCATCGGCACGTCACCGTTCGCCCCGGTGCGGTTCTGCTGCCGGCCCGAGGCCACCCTGCTGACGTTGATCGCCACCCCGATGGGTGGCCGGGACGCGACCAGCAACCTGGGGCGCTCCCAGCCCAGCATGTCGGTGCGTTGACCGATCGGGCTCGGGTCGCGGTCCACAACCGGTCCCGAAGCTGGGCCGACAATGCGATCCGGCTGATCGAGGCGGATGCCCGACGCAGCGCTGACACTCATCTGCTGCGCTACCCGCTGCCGTCTGCGTGGGGTCACGACTGCGATGTCGCGTTGTATCTGAAAGACGAAACGACGCATATCACCGGCAGCCTTAAGCACCGGCTGGCCCGTTCGCTGTTTCTCTACGCACTGTGTAACGGATGGGTCGACGAGGGCACGACGGTGGTCGAGGCGTCCTCTGGTTCGACGGCGGTGTCCGAGGCGTATTTCGCAGCGCTGCTGGGTCTGCCGTTCGTCGCCGTGATGCCGGCGGGCACCAGCGCCGCGAAAATCGCGCTGATCGAATCACAGGGTGGCCGTTGCCATTTCGTGGAGCACTCCGGCGAGGTCTACGCCGAAGCCGCGCGGGTCGCCGCGGAGACGGGCGGCCACTACCTGGATCAGTTCACCAACGCCGAGCGGGCCACCGACTGGCGGGGCAACAACAACATCGCCGAATCGATCTATCTGCAGATGCGTGACGAGACGCATCCGATCCCGGCCTGGATCGTGGCGGGCGCCGGCACCGGTGGAACCAGTGCCACGATCGGCCGCTACATCCGCTACCGGCGGCACGCGACGCGACTTTGCGTCGTAGACCCCGAGAACTCGGCCTTCTTCCCCGCCTACGCCGCAGGGCGGTACGACATCGTGACGGGGGTGTCGTCGCGGATCGAGGGCATCGGTCGCCCCCGGGTCGAGCCGTCGTTTCTGCCGTCGGTCGTCGACCGGATGGTCTCGGTGCCCGACGCCGCCTCGATCGCGGCCTCGCGCCACGCCAGCGCCGTTCTGGGCCGCCGGGTTGGGCCGTCGACCGGGACCAACCTCTGGGGAGCGTTCGAACTGCTCGCCGAGATGGTCGCCAACGGGCGCGACGGCTCGGTGGTGACCCTGCTCGCCGACAGCGGCGACCGCTACACCGACACCTATTTCGACGACGAGTGGGTGGCAGCCCAGGGCCTCGATCCCAGCGGTCCGGGCCAGACGCTGGCCGAGTTCGAGCGTTCCGGCCGCTGGGTCTAGCCGCGGCATTCGCGCGCCCAGGCCGACGCGTTTGGCGGTGCACCGGACCGGTGCGATACGCTGTCGAGGCTTCAAGCGGGGTGTGGCGCAGCTTGGTAGCGCGCTTCGTTCGGGACGAAGAGGCCGTGGGTTCGAATCCCGCCACCCCGACTCAGCTAATAGGGCTCTGACCAGCAAGTATATGGTCGGATTTGCGTCAGGAGCCAATGGGTTCGAGCGTCCGCAGCAGTTTTGCGCACCGCCTGCAACTGCGATGTCCAGCGTGTCCGCGACCGCCTCATCGTGCGGGAACAGGTCGGCTTGTGGCGTGTTCATAGACCGCGTGGTCGAGTGCTGCATGCAAGTTGCAGAGCATGTCGCCCACGATCAGGCTCCACTCCGAGTGCCCCGGCACCATCGAAACGCCCATGCTTACCCACCAGATCGACTGCGGCGACCGCGACCTCGACCGCGACCGAGTCGCCGCCGACCGACCCCGTCGGCATCGCATTGCCCGTCGGCGGCGGACACACATCGCGCGCTGACCGCAACCCCGCCTTAGTGATCTCACACAGATTCGCCCGGATTCGGCATTCGGTCGTAGTGCCCACGTGTAGGCACAGACCGCCTCAGCAATCTGTGCAGCACCAAATTTTCCGCCAATAATTGACAATCACAACTGTCGCTCGAAATCCACTCAAGAGTTTCAAAAAGAATTGCTAATCGCCAAAGCCCGATGCGGGCCAAGGGCGAATGCCCCTAGCCCGCATCGATTCGCAGTCAGATGCCTAAGCATCCGGAAACTATGCGCCTACCAGCGCTAGTACCAGACCCTGCGACCGCCGACGGGGCGCCCAACCGCCCCCAGGATCCACAACACCACACCGACGAGCAGCAGGATGCCGCCGATTGTGTACAGAATGCTGATGCCGGTGAAATAGCCCACCACCAGCAGAACAATGCCCAGGATAATCACGTCGCGCCCCTTCTGTTGAACGCTGTCGAATTGGAGAACGAGGTGTGAATACCCCGCTAATCGGGGCTCCAACCGCGAATTTTCACGGCAGATTGCGGGGGGTTCTAGCCCGCCGCCCGCGGTCGAAACAGAACTCTGGTGCCGCGGCGCGGCGCCAGCATGATGGATCGCCGCACGATACGTTCGGGCGCGCTGTCCACCGCGCTGAACTCGCCTTCGCGCAGCAGCACGTGCAGCACGGTGATCAGCTCGCGCATCGAAAACGCCGCGCCCAGACACCGTTTGACGCCACCGCCGAACGGCACCCAGGCGTACGTCTGGGGCCGGGTCCCGAGGAATCGTTCCGGGCGGAACTCGAGCGGGCTGTCATAGACGGCCGGATTGCGATTGATCGCGATGATGTGCACGACGATGCGGGTCCCAGCGCCCACCGTATAGCCGCCGATTGGAAAAGGTTTCGCGGCGACCCGCGCCGTCAACGGGGCCGGCGGACGCACCCGCAACGTCTCCTCGATCACCGCCGTGGTGAACGTTTCGGCACCGCTCGATGCCTCCTCCCGCACCCGTCGCAGTGCATCGGGATGATGCAGCAGCAGGTCGAAGACCCAGGCCAGCGTGGTCGCGGTGGTCTCATGACCGGCCAGCATCAGGGTGACCAGGTCGTCGCGAATCTCGCTGTCCGACAACCGCTCTCCGTCTTCAGTGCGCGCATTCATCAACAGCGCCAAGATGTCGCGGCGAGACGCCAGATCGGGTTCGCCTCGCCGGGCGGCGATAAGCGGCAGTACGACGTCGTCGATTTCGCGGTTGGCACGCGCGCGCGACGGCCACACCCGCAACGTGCCGAGTCCGCGCAGCGCATAGCGAACCGTCAATTGCTCTGACACTCCTAAGTTCAGCAGCTTTTCGAATGGCCGCCCCAGCCGCCGCACTTCGTCAAGATCGTCGACGCCGAAGATCACCCGCACAATCACGTCAAGCATTAAATCCCTTGCTGCATAAAGCATTTCGAACGGCGTATCAACGGGCCAATCGCGCATCGCTGCGCGAGCGCACGTCTGGATGATTGGCAGGTAACCGTTCAACGCGGCGCCGTGCAGCGGCGGCGTCAGCAGCCGGCGGCGCCGGAGGTGTTCTGGCTCCTCCTGAACGAACATCGACCCCGACCCGTAAATCGCGGCCGCGGGACCCACGCCCTCGCCGCCGAGCAGCACATCGGTTGGCGCGCTGAACACTTCCTTGGCCAGCGCCGGGTCAGAAACGATGGCGACATCGCCCAGACTCAGGATCGGCATGGTCATGATCGGCCCGTACCGCCGGATCAGCCGCAGCATCCTCCGCTCACCGCCCAACAAATAGGCCACGGCGTACGCGGACGCGAAGACGCTACGAAACCCCCGCGGAGCGGGTAGCCCGGGTGGAGAACTCAACGGAGTTGGCACCCGCACGACACAACACGGCGATCGACGCCAGGTCAATCACCGGCGGTCG
The nucleotide sequence above comes from Mycobacterium vicinigordonae. Encoded proteins:
- the ponA2 gene encoding transglycosylase/D,D-transpeptidase PonA2, encoding MSERPPVALTLAKLAGCCLLASVVATALMFPFAGGVGLMSNRASEVVANGSAQLLEGQVPAVSTMVDAKGNVIAWLYSQRRFEVPSDKIANTMKLAIVSIEDKRFADHNGVDWKGTLTGLAGYASGDSGTRGGSTIEQQYIKNYQLLVTAQTDAEKRAAVETTPARKLREIRMALTLDKTFTKPEILTRYLNLVSFGNNSFGIQDAAQTYFGVNAIDLNWQQAALLAGMVQSTSTLNPYTNPEGALARRNLVLDTMIENIPDQADALRAAKVQPLGVLPQPNELPRGCIAAGDRAFFCDYVQEYLSRAGISKEQVARGGYLIRTSLDPDVQIPVKSAIDKFAPPTLSGISSVMSVILPGKTSHKVVAMASNRKYGLDTEAGETMRPQPFSLVGDGAGSIFKLFTTAAAMDMGMGINTNLEVPPRFQAKGLGSGGAKGCPKDTWCVVNAGNYRGSMNVTDALATSPNTAFAKLISQIGVSPAVDMAIKLGLRSYANPGTARDYNPDSNESLADFVKRQNIGSFTLGPIEVNALELSNVAATLASGGTWCPPNPIDKLIDRNGNEVAVTTETCEQVVPEGLANTLANAMSKDAVGGGTAAGSASAAGWNLPVSGKTGTTEAHRSSGFVGFTNRYAAANYIYDDSPSPTDLCSAPLRHCGSGDLYGGNEPARTWFTALQPIANNFGEVHLPPTDPRYVEGSPAGRVPSVAGLDLEQARQRLRDAGFRVADQPNSVNSSAKYGEVVGTSPSGQTIPGSIITIQISNGIPPPPPPPPEGLPPEVVGSQVVEIPGLPPITIPLLAPPPPAPPPP
- a CDS encoding metallophosphoesterase; this encodes MADVLPVLLRTGAALAGSAVAGIGYASLVERNAFVLREVTIPVLSPGSTPLRVLHVSDLHMTPNQRRKQAWLRELASWEPDLVVNTGDNLAHPKAVPAVVQALGDLLSRPGVFVFGSNDYFGPRLKNPANYLTNPDHRVKGEPLPWQDLRAAFTERGWLDMTHTRREFEVAGLHIAAAGVDDPHIDRDRYDTIAGPASPAANLKLGLVHSPEPRVLDRFASDGYQLVMAGHTHGGQLCVPFYGAIVTNCGLDRSRAKGPSQWGANMRLHVSAGIGTSPFAPVRFCCRPEATLLTLIATPMGGRDATSNLGRSQPSMSVR
- a CDS encoding PLP-dependent cysteine synthase family protein — encoded protein: MTDRARVAVHNRSRSWADNAIRLIEADARRSADTHLLRYPLPSAWGHDCDVALYLKDETTHITGSLKHRLARSLFLYALCNGWVDEGTTVVEASSGSTAVSEAYFAALLGLPFVAVMPAGTSAAKIALIESQGGRCHFVEHSGEVYAEAARVAAETGGHYLDQFTNAERATDWRGNNNIAESIYLQMRDETHPIPAWIVAGAGTGGTSATIGRYIRYRRHATRLCVVDPENSAFFPAYAAGRYDIVTGVSSRIEGIGRPRVEPSFLPSVVDRMVSVPDAASIAASRHASAVLGRRVGPSTGTNLWGAFELLAEMVANGRDGSVVTLLADSGDRYTDTYFDDEWVAAQGLDPSGPGQTLAEFERSGRWV
- a CDS encoding cytochrome P450, with product MTWRRSPCCVVRVPTPLSSPPGLPAPRGFRSVFASAYAVAYLLGGERRMLRLIRRYGPIMTMPILSLGDVAIVSDPALAKEVFSAPTDVLLGGEGVGPAAAIYGSGSMFVQEEPEHLRRRRLLTPPLHGAALNGYLPIIQTCARAAMRDWPVDTPFEMLYAARDLMLDVIVRVIFGVDDLDEVRRLGRPFEKLLNLGVSEQLTVRYALRGLGTLRVWPSRARANREIDDVVLPLIAARRGEPDLASRRDILALLMNARTEDGERLSDSEIRDDLVTLMLAGHETTATTLAWVFDLLLHHPDALRRVREEASSGAETFTTAVIEETLRVRPPAPLTARVAAKPFPIGGYTVGAGTRIVVHIIAINRNPAVYDSPLEFRPERFLGTRPQTYAWVPFGGGVKRCLGAAFSMRELITVLHVLLREGEFSAVDSAPERIVRRSIMLAPRRGTRVLFRPRAAG